AGAGTCAGCCAGTTCCCATTTTCCCTCTTCATTTTGCTATCCAACAGTTACTTGTTCCCCTGCTGGGTTTGTAACATAGTAAATAGGTTTTCCATTTTCATCCTGTCCCAATCTTGCCCCTTCGGGAATTCCCATTTTGTTGAGTTCGCTGTCCTTCTCCACCACCTCAGCAGGCAGGGCTGGTTCTGGGGTGGGGGTTTGGGTAGGCGTAGGCGTCAAGGTAACCGTCACCTCGGAGGTGATGGTCACCTGCGGGGTCGGGGTCGCGCAGGCTGTAAGGATAATGATGAGAAAGAAAATCGCAGATCTTTTCATGAGGTTCTCCCTGATAACAAACCATCCACGAATGGAAACCACGAATAAACGAATTCCATCGGGCATTCCATCACCCGCCAATGAATTCAATTCAATCGATATAGCAGGATGCCGTCCCGCTCTATATTGCGGCATAGGGAGAATCTCTCCTTCGACATTTGTTTCCACCTCTTGTCCGCGATCAGGAGCGAGTTCAGCAGGATGTCGTAATCGAGATCGATCTGGGAGGAAATTTTACTGATCGCTTTCTGCAACTGGCGGTCCTCGGTCTTCGCCAATATAAGCACATCCACATCCGAGTCCGGTGTGCTGTTCCCCCGCGCTTTCGAGCCAAATAAGATTACCTCGACAATTTGCCGTTCCTGCCCAGCCAGCAATCGCTGGATGAATGTTTGCAGGGCTTCATTTTCTTTGGGCGTCATCTGGCTTAAAGCCAGCGGTTTCGCTGCAACCATTTTTCCACCTCCTCTACAAATTGTCCTGCTTTTTGCAGAAGTTCCAAAGCCGTTTCGTGATCGATATCGGTATTCAAATCGTAATCGCCCCGCTGCCGCGAGTTGATCAAATCCTCATAAATTTCGCTCAACCCGGCGGGAAGTTCGCCGGTTTTTATGAACCGCTGGCGAAAAACGCTGATGACGCCGCTGTGTTTACTGCGCGCTTCGCCAAGAGTCGATAACAGGGCGTTTGCGGCATAGAAAACCGCGTAATAGGAGCGGTTGACGCTGGACATGAAAAACTTGTTATCGAGATTCACCTTCCCTGAATCCAACGCTTCATGCGCATTCTCGATATACAATTGGACTTCGCGCTTGTTTTCTCTTCCCATATGCATAGAACGAAAACCTTCCTGGGTGTGCGCGCCGAAAAGCGCTGCCTTCATAAAATCATTTTACCATTTTTGAGAAGTGGGATCACAGCCGCCTACGGCAGGTTTGTATCAGCCCGTCTTATCTTTATACCCGCACAACTCCCTGACCGGGCACTTGGGACACAGCGGCTTCCTTGCATTGCACACCTCCCGTCCCAAACGGATGATGTTTAAGTGCGCCGCGTAATACGTCTCGGGCGGGAAGACCGACTCAAGATGCGGATGCGCCTGCTCGACGGTCATCTTTTCGGGGCACAAGCCGATACGACCGGTGACGCGATAAACATGCGTATCCACAGGGAAGGCGGGCTTACCTAAAGAGAAACATAAAACAATCGCGGCGGTCTTTGGTCCCACACCGTTGAACTTGGTCAGCCAGTTTCGGGCATCTTCAACTGAAAGTTCTTTGAGAAAACTCAGATCGAGCGAGCCGCGCTCCCTTGTAATTTCTTTCAAAACCTGTTGAATGCGCGGACCTTTTTGGTTTGCCAGCCCTGCCGGTTTGATGGCTTCGATAACATCCTTTTCCTTCGCGTCCCGCACAGATTCCCAGGTTGGGAATTTCGCGCGCAGGGCGTCGAATGCCCGGTCACGATTGACGTCGTTGGTGTTCTGCGAAAGGATGGTCGAGACCAGTTCGTCAATGGCAGGCAGGGGATTCCGCCAGATCGGTTCGCCGAAGGCTTCGAGAAGGGTTTTATGGATTTGCAGGGCAAGTTGGTTGATATTGGTCATCATAATGAATTGTAATCGCAGGGTCGCCCTGCTGTTGAATGTATACTGACTACGGGAACAAATTGCGCTTTTTCAAGTTCGAGTTCTTAACGCAAAGGCGCAGAGGCGCGAAGGAAAACCTATTGAATCTTTGCGGCTTGGCGACTTTGCGTCAAAAGAAAACCGCAATTAATGACCGCGCCTAATATGATCCATCGACAGGGCGACCCTTTCTTTGGGGTATGGGTTTTGTTTAATCTTGACGGGTCGCCCCTACAACAATTTACGGCACGAACTCGTTCGTGAACGCCTTGCTCAAATCAACGGGTCCGGGGATCATACCCATCTTCACCAGCAATTTGTTCATGTTCTCCCATGCCTGCGGGTCCGAAAGACCGATGCGCTCCGCCTGCCAAAACTCGATGGAGGTGTTCAAAACCTGCATCTGAACATCTTTGTTCTGGTCATCGAGATTCTCCACATACTTCGCGCTGATCGCGTACGCCTCATCGGGATCCGCGATCGCATCCTCGATGCCGCGAGCCAGCGCGCGCGTCATGGCGCGGATCAACTCCGGTTCGTTCGCAATGGTCATTTCGCTTGTGACCAGACCATTGGAGGTCAATTGGGCATAATCCGAAACACGCAATTCGGTGAACTCAAACCCCTGCGCGCGCAGGACAATGGGTTCATTGGCGGTGTAAACCACCACCACATCGCTCGCATCTGTCGCAAATGATTCGACCTGATTGAACCCGATCGCGTCGTATGTTACTTCGGATGAACCAACACCTGCCGTAAATAATAAAGCTTCCACCCCGATGTAATTCGCGCCGAACAAGCCCGGCAACCCGATCTCTTTTCCCCGCAAGTCTTCGGGCGATTCGATTCCAAGTCCGGGTTTTGTTACCACCGAGATCGGGAATTTCTGATACCACGCAAATGCATACACCACGGGCAGTCCCTGCGAGCGCGCCAGCAAGACCTGCTCCCCCGAAGCCACCGTGAACGGAATCTCGCCCGCGCCCGTCAACGCCACGCCGTCGGTCTCGAACGAATAATCAAATTGGAGTTCGATGCCTTCTTCCACAAAATATCCCTTATCCACCGCGACATAGAAAGGCGCATACTGGACGTTTGGGATGTAGCCCATCGGCAATTTGATGCGACGAAGTTCCCCAGCCTCATTCGCGGAATTTGAGTTGGCGCATCCCATCAGGCCGAGCGCCAGCCCGAGCATGAGCAAAACCATTTTCTTCATTACAGAGTCTCCTTTGCTTTCAGACCTGACAGGTTTTAGAAACCTGTCAGGTCTCGATCATTTATTTCTGCCACTTCAAGAACCTTCTCTCCAAAAGCGTAACAACGCCGTACAAACTCAAAGCCAGCGTGATCAACATAAACACCGCCACAAAGACCATGGACGTGTCGTACTGAAAATCACCCAGTTGCAGTAAAAAGCCAAGCCCCTGGTCGGCGTCCACCAGCTCACCGACGATGGCGCCGATGACCGACAACGTCGCGCCGATGCGAAGTCCACCCAGCAGGATGGGCAGGGATGCGGGTAATTCGAGCTTCCACAAAATCTGCCAGCGCGTGGCGCGGAGGGAGACCATCAGATCGTGCAGGGATGCCGAAACCGCACGGACGCCGACGATGGTATTGACCAGCACCGGGAAAAATACGATCAATGCGCAGATGATGACCTTCGAAAGAATCCCGTCCCCGAGCCAGATGACGAGCAACGGCGCGATCGCCACAATGGGAATCGCCTGGCTTGCCACAAGGTACGGTGAAAGAATCCGCTCGAGCGATCGCGATTTGGCAAGGGCGTATCCGACGATGGTGGCAAAACAAACACCGACCAGAAGGCCAAGTAGTACCTCTGAAAGCGTAATTCCGGTGTGATAGAGCAGGCTGCCGTCATTCAAGGCTTTAAGAAATCGATTCCACACATCTGCGGGCGACGGCAGGATGAATTTGGGTAATCGACTCGCTCGAACGATCCATGCCCAGAGCGGAATCGCAAGCAGGATGGAAGCGAATCCAAGCCAGCGTGAGAGGGAGTGCAGGGTTTTGGTTTTCATGATTTCCTGGAAACCTGACAGGTATTGGAAAACCTGTCAGGTCTTAAGCAAAAACGCCTCAGAGTAGATAAATCTCCGGGGCGTGGGAACAGGCTCAAGTCTGGGAATGAGGCGCGCAAATCCGCAGAATCAAAATCCCGAAAACAACAATCGTTTTCGGGGCGCGAATCCACACAAATCCCGTACAGGCTTGTGTCGATACCTTCTCTCATCCAGACTATAACTGTCGGCTCCGGAGTTGCGCCGGATCATGTGCCTAAGCACTCGTGGGCTCTACCACCGATCGGGAATTCACGCTTTTTGCGGTGCGTGTCACCCTGCCCCGAAGGTTATTTAAATTTGTGAATGTCATTATAGCCACCCGCGGTATGTCTGTCAATTCAAGAAACGGTTTCTTTTTGAAAATTAAATTCTGTAATTTTTACGCTGTTCATCCATCGTATAATGAAGCCATGCGAATGGAATCGCTCCCTGTGCAAGGCAGAGCCAGACCGGTCGTTTACCCTGATGCGTTGGATGAGTTGAAGGAAGCATGGAGACTGCTTGGCTTTCCCGAGTCGCAACCGACCATTGTGATCGTCGGCGGGGCGGGCGGGATGAGCGATGGGGATGTCGCCGCGGTGCAGACTTTCTTCGAGAAACATCTTCTGCCGTTTGCGCTGATCAAAAATGCAGTCATCCTCGACGGCGGCACGGATACAGGCGTGATGGCTGCATTGGGGCGCGCGTGCGAGGCTGGAGGCGTGGAGGATTTCCCAATGATCGGTGTGACCGCGCGCGATATCGAGAATGTGGAAACCATGCTGGAGCCGCATCATTCGCATTTCATCTTTTGTCCCGGATCGAAATGGGGCGACGAATCGGAATGGATCGCGGCGGCAGCCAGCGCCTTGTGCGATTCCCTGCCGACAGTGGCGGTATTGATCAACGGCGGGCAGATCACATGGGAGGATGCGCGAAATAACGTCCAATATGGGCGCCCGGTGCTGATCGCCGAGGGAAGCGGGCGCACGGCGGATGTGATCGCGAGTACCAGTCTGGGAATTGGCACCGATTCGAAAGCCCTGGCTTTGATCCGCACAGGCAGGGTGCATGTGGCGAATTTTTTCCGGGATGCGAACCATTTCATCAAAAAGATGGATGAGCTGATGAAATAGTAAAAAGGACGAGTTTGCGGCTCGTCCTTTTTATTTCTCCTGCTCCCGGATCTTTATCTTAACCTCGCCATTGCATACACATCCACATATTGACCATCACGGTAGGCGAAGTTTTTGAACATCCCTTCCGTGACGAAACCGAATTTATTGTATAAGGCTATCGCGGGCGGATTATCGGTAAACACTTCCAGCTCGAGGCGGGAGAGATTGAGCCAGTTATCGGCAAGGTCGATCACAGCCTGCATCAACGCGGAACCGACTCCCCTGCCCTGCCAATCGTCGCGGACTGCCATGCCGATCTGACCAACATGCCTGCGGCGCGGATGGTTCGGGAACGTGAATAGACCAATCTGCCCCACGACCTCGGCATCGAGGCAAGCGACGAGATTGAATGATCCTTCCGGCGGGTCGGCAAGTCGTTTTTGCCATCGGTCTGAAGATGGAAATGGAAGTTGAAGCGTGCCCCAGATCGCTTTGGGTCCGGTAAAGATTCTTTGGAACGCTTCGGCGTCCGATGCTTCGGCGCGGCGGACAGTGATGGCGGGTTTGTCCATGACAACCTCCAAAATAATGTAGGGGCGACACACCCAGTACCTGCGGTCTGGGCAGGTGTGTGTCGCCCCTACAAAAACCTATTTCAACTGCGCTTTGATCTTCTCGGCAGTCTCTTTGTATGCGTTTAACTTGTCGCGTTCTTTTTGCACCAAGGCGGGCGGAGCCTTTTGGGCGAAGTCACCGTTGAGCAGATTCTCCAAGCGTTGAATGTGAGACCCGGCTTCCTTGAGTTCTTTTTCGAGGCGGGTCTTTTCACTGGCGAGGTCGACCATGCCTGCGAGAGGGAGGTAGATCTCCACTGAGCCAACCACGAGGGCAGCGGAGTCGGCAGGCTTGTCCTTCAATGAAGAGTTAATAGTGAAGAGTTTATGGTCGAGTCCCGCAAGCGAGGCGATGACTTTGGATTGCTCATCGAGCAAGTTTGCTTTGGCTCCGGCGGAAATAGACGCAGCGATCTTCCTGGAGGGCGCCACGTTCTTTTCGGCGCGCAGGTTGCGGATGGAGCGCACGATCTCTTGAATGAGTTCGAAGTCTGCGATCTTTTCCGCTTCCCAGCCTTCGGCCTGACGCGGCGTGGGCCATCTTGCGACGATCAACGCCTCCGGCTGGGACTTGTGCAAATCATGCAGGGGTGAATCGCGCAACGCAGACCGAAGGTGTCCCCAAATCTCTTCAGTCACGAACGGAGTGAAGGGATGCAAGAGACGCAGCGTCATATCGAACACGCGCGCAAGCGTGATCGTGGTTTGGTGCTTCGTCGCATCATCCTGTAATTGGCCTTTCGCCACTTCCACATACCAGTCGGCAAAATCGGACCAAAGGAAATCGTAAATTTGCTGACCAGCCTGCCCGTATTGGAAATTCTGGAACTGCCGCTCCACATCACGAATGAGGTTTTGCAGGCGCGCCCAAATCCAGGAGTCTGCCAGGGTGTAGTCACCAGGCTCGGCACCGGGTTGAAGCGTGTTGATCGCGTTGATCACGAACCGTCCCGCGTTCCAAACCTTGTTGGCGAAGTTGCGGTTCGATTCCACTTTCTTGACAGAAAGATTCATGTCGTTGCCGGGTGTCGCGCCCACCAACAGGGTGAAGCGAAGCGCGTCTGTGCCGAGTTCATCCATGACAACAAGCGGATCGATCACATTGCCGTACGTCTTGGACATTTTGCGTCCGTGTTCGTCGCGGATCAAACCATGCAGGTACACGGTGTGGAAGGGAGCCACGCCGGTATATTCCAAACCGCTCATGATCATGCGCGCCACCCAGAAGAACAAAATGTCGTAGCCCGTTTCCATATAGGAAGTAGGGTAGAAGTATTTTAGGTCTGGCGTTTCATCGGGCCAGCCGAGCGTGGAGAAGGGCCACAAGCCAGATGAGAACCACGTGTCAAGCACGTCCTCGTCTTGATGGATATCCTTCGAGCTGCAGGTGCCGCACTGCGTCGGGTCTTCACGTGTACAAGTCATGTGTCCCTCGGGGCAATACCACACAGGGATGCGATGTCCCCACCACAACTGGCGGCTGATGCACCAATCCTTGATATTCTCGAGCCAATTGAAATAGATCTTCTCGAAGCGTTCCGGCACGATCTTGATGCGCCCGTCCTTTACGGCTTCGAGCGCGGCTTTCGCCAGCGGTTCGATCTGCACGAACCACTGCTCGGAGATCATCGGTTCGACGATCTCGCCTCCGCGTTGTGACCTTGGGATGGTCGTGCGGTACGGTTCTGTCTTGATGACAAGCCCCGCCTCGTTCATATCCGCCCAGAGTTGTTTCCGCGCTTCGAAGCGGTCCAAGCCGTGATATTTCCCGCCATTCTCGTTCACTTTGGCTTCTTCATCCAAAATGGAAATGATTGGCAGGTTGTGTTTGTGCGCTATCGCGTAATCGTTCGGGTCGTGACCAGGCGTGATCTTCAACGCGCCGGTTCCGAATTCCATGCTCACGTATTCGTCGCCGATGATGGGGATTTCACGTCCGAGCATGGGCACGATGGCGGTCTTGCCGATGAACTTCTTGTAGCGTTTGTCTTCAGGGTGAACAGCCACCGCCGTATCGCCCAAGATGGTTTCAGGGCGAATCGTTGCTACAGGGATATAGACCTCAGAGGTCTCCTTCACCATGTATTTGAAATAATACAACGTGGCATCCTCCTCGGAGTATTCCACTTCGAGGTCAGAAACGGCCGTTTTGAGTCCAGGCGACCAGTTGATGAGGCGCGGTCCGCGGTAGATAAGTCCTTTCTCAAACAGGCGCACGAACGCCTCGCGGACGGCACGGCTTAGCCCATCGTCCAGGGTGAAGCGTTCACGGTCCCAGTCACAGGATGCGCCGAGGCGTCGAATCTGGGTGGTGATGATGCTTCCGTATTTCTTTTTCCACTCCCAGGTGCGTTTGAGGAATTCCTCACGCCCAAGTTCTTCGCGAGTCACCTCCTCGGTTCTCAACAGGTTTTGTTCCACCATCAACTGCGTGGCGATGCCTGCGTGATCCGTGCCGGGAACCCAAAGCGTGGAGTAGCCCTTCATGCGGTGATAGCGGATCATCAGGTCTTCCACGCTGACGAACATGGCATGACCGAGATGTAGTTCACCGGTCACGTTCGGCGGCGGGATGGAGATGACGAACGGCTCAACGTTTGGGTCGAAGCCCGGTTTATTCGGATCATTCCACGGCTTGAAATATCCGCCCGCCTCCCACATGGCATAGATGCGCGACTCGGTCGATTTGAAGTCGTAGGCTTTCGGTAATTCCTTGGTCATATCTTCTCCTTGGCACGTTTGGACGCCCAGTTCAATTTTGCGTCTGTCGCGCTCAGTCTTTGATATAGTTCGCCTGTATGGTGTTGAATGTGGCGGATGTTGTAAATCTGTAACTCCAGTTTGTTTGCAAGAGCACCGGCGGCTCCTGTTTTTTCTTCCAAATCCATGAGCGGAATCTGTTCGAGGACATCCCGCTCAACTTGTGCAAGTTTTTCGAGGATCTCAACCTTCGTGAATGGAACACCGGTGTTCGAGTGGGGACGCTGTTCCCAGCGAGGATAACCTTTCTCTTTGGCTTTCAGGTATTGGTGAGCGAACCGCAAGGTGTGATAGGCAACATACCAGAACTTATCCTTGTCGCGTTTAGCGTCCCATACCGCGGGCGGGCATTGAACGACTGCCTGCTTGAACATGGCAAGCGCGGCAAGATATTGGGATTGTAGGATCGGTTTGACCTTCATACTCTATCCTTAAACAAAAACGCTTCGTCCATTATGAGGACGAAGCATCTGTGCTCCGCGGTACCACCTCGGTTTCCCATCAAGGATGAGACACTCATTTACCGACAATCATCGGTCTTTGCTGTAACGGGCAACCCCGTGCCGGTCTACTTTCGCGCTGATTTCTTCGGCAAGTCAACTCAGACGACTTCGGCGCTGTTTGCCTGTGGAGACTTCCACCTTGCATCTCCTTCTCTATCAGGAAACCTTACGCATACTACTTCTGAATGGCTGAGATTATATGCAGGAGGGCGGGAAACGTCAAGAATAAGGAAAAGTAACATATGACGTGACGTTGCGATACATTCACGATGCTATACTTGCTCCATCCCAACACAAGGATTTTCCACATCATGCTCACACCTCTTGACTATATCTTCGCTGCCATTGCCGCGCTTGCGGCTGGAGCGGTCAATGCCCTCGCTGGCGGCGGGACGCTCATCACTTTCCCTGTGCTGACCTTTCTGGGCGTGCCCGCAGTCTCTGCTAATGTCACGAACACGGTGGCTCTCTGTCCCGGCTATTTCGGCGGGACGATGGCGCAGGCGAACGATTTGCGCGATCAGAAAAACCGATTGTGGCTTTTGATGCCTGGCAGTGTCATCGGCGGCGTGGTTGGCGGATTCTTACTTTTGCAAACGGGCGAAAAATTATTCACAGAACTCGTCCCCTATTTAATCCTTCTGGCTTGTGCTTTGCTTGCAATTCAAGACCCCGTCCGAGCGTGGCTGACCCGGCGCATGGCGGAGGGACAGGGCGCGAAACTGGAGGAAATGTCCTGGCTCCCGGTGGGACTCGCCTCCATCTACGGCGGGTATTTCGGTGCAGGTTTGAGCGTGATCGTCCTTTCGGCTTTGGGACTCACCCTCGAAGATTCTCTCACTCGGCTCAACGCTTTGAAACAAGCGGTTGCCTTTGCTGTAAATATCGCAGCAGCGATTTTCTTTTTATTCTCTGGTCACGTATTGTGGACGGTCGCCCTGGTGATGGCAGTAGGCGCTCTCATCGGCGGCAACCTGGGCGGACGACTGGCTGGCAAGATCAAACCGTCCACACTGCGGTGGACGGTGGTGACGATCGGCGTCATTGTAGCGATCATTTATTTTGTGAGGTAGCCCAGAGCCCGCATCCGCCATTGAATAAAACAACAGGTTATCTGCCGGAACTATCCGACCAGTTGGGCGCGATGTCTGTTGAGGGTTGGCGCGGATTTGCATGTTGTCCTTGTGTATGATTTCGATGCCAGTTTCTCAGAACCAGATACGCAACCGGCAGGCTGATTCCCAGCCCCGAGAGGCGGATGTTCCTTCGATCCGAAAGGTGCAAGGCGATGAAGTAATGTTTCCCGTTCCGGCTCTGGGTATAACTCAATTGGACCTGGGAAATCTCATCCGCGCGGAGGTTTCTTTCACGGAAGAGATATTTCAGATTCATCACGTTCCCTTCGAGGATCAAGGAACGCGGCACAGATAAGACTGTTCCGCCGAGAATAAAGGCCACGACCACAAATACGAGCAGGGGCAAATATTCGATTGCGGAAACATCGGGCGAATCCATCGTTGCAACAACGAAAATTACGGAGACTCCCAAAATAACCCCTACAACCAGGAACATCATCACAAAAGCGCCGAGCCCGCGCTTCATCTCGTCGTATTCGTTTGGGTTGAACAGGTCAGGACGTTTCGTGCCGATGAACTCCACGATTTCTTCGTATCCCGGCACCTGCGGTCTGACAGCCAGGGTTACATCTTCGTCCTGGTTGTGAAGTTTGAGCGTATATCCTCTGCCCGAAGCGCGGCTGATCTCCGTCCAACGCAGGGATTTCGCGCCAAGTAGGTTCTGAACCGTGATCTCATCATCAGAAAGGGTGATCTTTAATATTTGTGTGGCAAAGATGCCCGCAAAGAGGACGAGCCCTATCAACGCATAAGGCGCAGCGAATGCGATCGCTTCAGAACCCAACGCAAACCAAATTCCGCCAAACAAAATAACGATCATAAGAATAACAATGACGATCAAGGCGGGAGAAGTTCTATACACGCGTGGTTCCTTCATATGGGCTCCTCGTTACCACAGATTAAAGATTCGACACAGGGTAAATATACGACATCAGGGAAAGAAACGATATGCCTCCTTCTTCCCCTTTACAGCCCCAGACCCTGTATAATTGAACTATGTCCATGAACGACGAGCCGGTCCTGCCCCTGCCTCCGAAAGAAGAATCAACGATTCCGCAGCCGCCGCGCAGAAGGCGCACAACACGAAGATCGCATATACCGACGGATGCCGAAGGCCAGGCGGAATTGATCGCATCGCTGGCTCGACGGGCATACCCGTCCTGGGAGTTGTTCATATTTTCATTGATATGCGGGGCGATCCTGGGGCTTGGCTACCTGCTCGATTCGCAGGCGGTTTTGTTGTTCGGGATCCTTGTTGCGCCGCTCATGACACCCTGGGTGGGATTTTTACTCGCTCTCCTCACCGGTTCGCTGCGATTCATGTTCGAAACACTGATGGCGTTATTCATCAGCATTCTATTCGTTTTTATCGGGGGCCTGCTCACCGGCTTTGCCGCCCTTCCCTTTATGCCGCAGACTTTCGATAACGTTTTTCTTCACTCCCGGCTGTGGATCCCCGAACTGGTTGTCTTTGCTCTCGGGGCAATCACTCTCGTCATTTCATTTGCGCGTTCCGAAGACCGTCCCTTTCTGCCAAGTGTGATCGTCGCTTATGCGTTCTACCTGCCTGTCAGCGCCGCGGCATTCGGCATCGGTTCCGGCTTGCCCGACGTTTGGATTCAAGGACTGTTGGTCTTTGCCGCACATTTTGCGCTCACAGGAATTCTTGGTCTCATCACTCTCTTCGTGCTTCGATTACGCCCCTCGGTAGGCGGATTTATCTTGAGCGGACTCATGCTCGTCCTCTTTGCCGGAACCCTTGCCGTCCTCGCTGCATCCGGCACCCCGTTCAGGGCAGAACCGGCGATTTCTCAATCCACCCCCACGAATCAGATTTCGTCGGCTCCTTCCTTGAGCCCGAGCCTGACTCCCACGTCCAAATCGAATCAAACGCCTACAAGAGGTCCCGCCACACGGACGCCGACACCGAATGAAATCGCCTCTGAGGATGTCACTCCCAGTCCCGTTCCGTTAACCCTTGAGATCACCCTTCCTCCCACGGAAACACCGACCATCACACTCACCATCCAGCCCACCCCGACATATGGAAAGGTTGCCGCGAGTGAAGGTGGAGGCGCGAACCTGCGCGATGCGCCGGGCGGAAACTACGTCATGACACTTCTCAACGGCACCATCGTCGAAACCTATTCGGAATTCCAGATCGTGAACGGAAGCACCTGGGTGAAGGTGTACGCCCTCATCAATGGGCAGCGCATCGAAGGCTGGCTATTGGAGTCGGTGATCGCATATGCCACGCCCGCCCCGAATTTCAGCCCATCGTCCACACCGACAGTCACCCCTAATCCATAAATCATCGCGTTATCGGCGTTCTCTCACGCCACTGATCGAAGCCGCGCGTTGGAGAACGCGCTCTACCCAACTTTCAAGGAGCAACAATGCCCATTCATTTCGGCACCGACGGCTGGCGCGCCGTCATCTCGGATAGCTTCACCTTCAGCAACCTACGCATGGTCTCCCAAGCCATCGCCGATGCTGTGGCATCGGACCATTGGGACAAATCCGACTCGGTGGATGAGAAAAAGATCGTCATCGGTTTCGATACCCGTTTCCTTTCAGACCGTTTCGCAGGAGAGGTGGCGCGTGTCCTTGCCGCGAACGGATTCAACGTTTTGCTGGCTCAATCCGATTCGCCCACACCCGCCATTTCCTACGCGGTCAAGAACAACAACGCCATCGCAGGCGTGATGATCACCGCTTCGCATAATGCGCCGCGTTACAACGGAGTGAAAGTGAAGGGCGCGTTCGGCGGCTCGGCGCTGCCGGAACAGTGCCGCCGCGTGGAAGTTTACATCAACGATAACGAACAACAGGCGCGCGGTCCCAATTTGATG
This portion of the Anaerolineales bacterium genome encodes:
- a CDS encoding sulfite exporter TauE/SafE family protein, encoding MLTPLDYIFAAIAALAAGAVNALAGGGTLITFPVLTFLGVPAVSANVTNTVALCPGYFGGTMAQANDLRDQKNRLWLLMPGSVIGGVVGGFLLLQTGEKLFTELVPYLILLACALLAIQDPVRAWLTRRMAEGQGAKLEEMSWLPVGLASIYGGYFGAGLSVIVLSALGLTLEDSLTRLNALKQAVAFAVNIAAAIFFLFSGHVLWTVALVMAVGALIGGNLGGRLAGKIKPSTLRWTVVTIGVIVAIIYFVR
- a CDS encoding DinB family protein, with the protein product MKVKPILQSQYLAALAMFKQAVVQCPPAVWDAKRDKDKFWYVAYHTLRFAHQYLKAKEKGYPRWEQRPHSNTGVPFTKVEILEKLAQVERDVLEQIPLMDLEEKTGAAGALANKLELQIYNIRHIQHHTGELYQRLSATDAKLNWASKRAKEKI
- a CDS encoding ABC transporter permease, producing the protein MKTKTLHSLSRWLGFASILLAIPLWAWIVRASRLPKFILPSPADVWNRFLKALNDGSLLYHTGITLSEVLLGLLVGVCFATIVGYALAKSRSLERILSPYLVASQAIPIVAIAPLLVIWLGDGILSKVIICALIVFFPVLVNTIVGVRAVSASLHDLMVSLRATRWQILWKLELPASLPILLGGLRIGATLSVIGAIVGELVDADQGLGFLLQLGDFQYDTSMVFVAVFMLITLALSLYGVVTLLERRFLKWQK
- a CDS encoding nucleotidyltransferase domain-containing protein, with translation MVAAKPLALSQMTPKENEALQTFIQRLLAGQERQIVEVILFGSKARGNSTPDSDVDVLILAKTEDRQLQKAISKISSQIDLDYDILLNSLLIADKRWKQMSKERFSLCRNIERDGILLYRLN
- a CDS encoding endonuclease III; translated protein: MTNINQLALQIHKTLLEAFGEPIWRNPLPAIDELVSTILSQNTNDVNRDRAFDALRAKFPTWESVRDAKEKDVIEAIKPAGLANQKGPRIQQVLKEITRERGSLDLSFLKELSVEDARNWLTKFNGVGPKTAAIVLCFSLGKPAFPVDTHVYRVTGRIGLCPEKMTVEQAHPHLESVFPPETYYAAHLNIIRLGREVCNARKPLCPKCPVRELCGYKDKTG
- a CDS encoding valine--tRNA ligase, with the translated sequence MTKELPKAYDFKSTESRIYAMWEAGGYFKPWNDPNKPGFDPNVEPFVISIPPPNVTGELHLGHAMFVSVEDLMIRYHRMKGYSTLWVPGTDHAGIATQLMVEQNLLRTEEVTREELGREEFLKRTWEWKKKYGSIITTQIRRLGASCDWDRERFTLDDGLSRAVREAFVRLFEKGLIYRGPRLINWSPGLKTAVSDLEVEYSEEDATLYYFKYMVKETSEVYIPVATIRPETILGDTAVAVHPEDKRYKKFIGKTAIVPMLGREIPIIGDEYVSMEFGTGALKITPGHDPNDYAIAHKHNLPIISILDEEAKVNENGGKYHGLDRFEARKQLWADMNEAGLVIKTEPYRTTIPRSQRGGEIVEPMISEQWFVQIEPLAKAALEAVKDGRIKIVPERFEKIYFNWLENIKDWCISRQLWWGHRIPVWYCPEGHMTCTREDPTQCGTCSSKDIHQDEDVLDTWFSSGLWPFSTLGWPDETPDLKYFYPTSYMETGYDILFFWVARMIMSGLEYTGVAPFHTVYLHGLIRDEHGRKMSKTYGNVIDPLVVMDELGTDALRFTLLVGATPGNDMNLSVKKVESNRNFANKVWNAGRFVINAINTLQPGAEPGDYTLADSWIWARLQNLIRDVERQFQNFQYGQAGQQIYDFLWSDFADWYVEVAKGQLQDDATKHQTTITLARVFDMTLRLLHPFTPFVTEEIWGHLRSALRDSPLHDLHKSQPEALIVARWPTPRQAEGWEAEKIADFELIQEIVRSIRNLRAEKNVAPSRKIAASISAGAKANLLDEQSKVIASLAGLDHKLFTINSSLKDKPADSAALVVGSVEIYLPLAGMVDLASEKTRLEKELKEAGSHIQRLENLLNGDFAQKAPPALVQKERDKLNAYKETAEKIKAQLK
- a CDS encoding GNAT family N-acetyltransferase; translated protein: MDKPAITVRRAEASDAEAFQRIFTGPKAIWGTLQLPFPSSDRWQKRLADPPEGSFNLVACLDAEVVGQIGLFTFPNHPRRRHVGQIGMAVRDDWQGRGVGSALMQAVIDLADNWLNLSRLELEVFTDNPPAIALYNKFGFVTEGMFKNFAYRDGQYVDVYAMARLR
- a CDS encoding ABC transporter substrate-binding protein; this encodes MKKMVLLMLGLALGLMGCANSNSANEAGELRRIKLPMGYIPNVQYAPFYVAVDKGYFVEEGIELQFDYSFETDGVALTGAGEIPFTVASGEQVLLARSQGLPVVYAFAWYQKFPISVVTKPGLGIESPEDLRGKEIGLPGLFGANYIGVEALLFTAGVGSSEVTYDAIGFNQVESFATDASDVVVVYTANEPIVLRAQGFEFTELRVSDYAQLTSNGLVTSEMTIANEPELIRAMTRALARGIEDAIADPDEAYAISAKYVENLDDQNKDVQMQVLNTSIEFWQAERIGLSDPQAWENMNKLLVKMGMIPGPVDLSKAFTNEFVP
- a CDS encoding HEPN domain-containing protein; this translates as MKAALFGAHTQEGFRSMHMGRENKREVQLYIENAHEALDSGKVNLDNKFFMSSVNRSYYAVFYAANALLSTLGEARSKHSGVISVFRQRFIKTGELPAGLSEIYEDLINSRQRGDYDLNTDIDHETALELLQKAGQFVEEVEKWLQRNRWL